CAGCAGATCGACGATGCCGATATCTGCATCACGCATCTTGCGCCGATCTCCCGCAGCGTCTTCGAACGCTGTCCCAATTTGCGGTATATCGGCGTGTCACGAGGCGGCCCCGTCAACATTGATCTGAAAGCGGCACGCGACTTTGGCGTTACCGTCGCCAATGCCCCAGGCCGGAATGCCTCCGCGGTTGCCGAATTCACGGTTGGGGCAATCCTTTCCCAGACAAGACTGATTACCCAGGCCCATGTGGATTTGCGGCGTGGCGTTTGGCGCGGCGACCTCTACCGCGCCGACCGGACAGGCCGGGAGCTCTCGCAAATGACGGTTGGACTGATCGGCTATTCCGCCGTCGGACGACGGGTCGCCAGGCTCCTGGCGCCCTTTGGCTGCAGGATCATCTATTGCGATCCCTTCGTAGAGTTGTCGGATGACGACAGGGAGCTTGGGGTCCACAAATGCGATCTGGACGACTTGCTGAGCGATGCCGACATCGTGTCGCTTCATGCAAGGCTGACGCCGCAGACGAGGCGGATGATCGACGGCAAAACACTCAGCGCCATGAAACGGGGCGCCTACCTGATCAACACGGCCCGTGGCGAGCTGCTGGATCAGGCGGCGCTGATCGAGGCGCTTGAATCCGGGCAATTGGCAGGCGCTGCACTCGATACCTATGACCCCGAACCCCCCTTCCCGGACGATCCGCTGCTCAAGCTGACGAACATCACCTTGTCCCCGCACATCGCCGGCGCATCGGCTCTTGTGGCCGAACACACTGCACAGCGCATCGCAGCCGATGTGGGCAATTTCCTTGCTGGCAGGGAGTTGAACAATCCATGTTGAAAAGAGACACACCGGGAAACGACCCTTTGGTTCTCGCCCTTGACGGCGGTACAGGCAGCTGCCGTGCCATCCTCTTTGACCTCAAGGGCCGGGAAGTCGCAGTCGGTCAGCGGGAATGGCACCATCCGACAACGCCCGAGGCACCTGGAGGCATGGATTTCGACACGGCGACCAACGGTGTGCTGTTTGACGAGGTCTGTCGGGAGGTCGTGGCGGATATCGACGGTGCCGCAGAGCGTATCAAGGCCATTTCGACGACATCAATGCGTGAAGGCATGGTGCTGTACGATGACGATGGCGCGGTGCTTTGGGCTTGTCCGAATGTCGACGGGCGCGCCCGTGAACAGGCTGAGGAACTGGCGCAATCCGGGATGGCGGCACGCATATTCGAGACCGCCGGCGACTGGGTCTCCCTGACGTCATCCTCGCGGTTTCTCTGGATCCGGCAAAACCAGCCTGAGCTCTTCGATCGCACAAAGGTCTTCGGCCTGATCAGCGACTGGATCGCAACACGCCTGACGGGCGAATACACAACGGAGCCAAGCGCCGGCTCATCATCGGCGCTCTTTGATCTGAAGAAACGAAGCTGGTCAACCGAGCTGATTTCAGACCTCGGCCTTGATCCGGCTATTTGCCCGCGTGTCGTGGAGTCCGGCGAAATCTGCGGTGAGGTTACCGCCGAGGCTGCCGCACGAACCGGCCTTGAGGCGGGCACTCCGGTTTACGCGGGCGGCGGCGATACGCAACTCGCGCTCGTCGGCCTTGCTCAAAAACCAGGAGATGCGACACTGGTCGCCGGGTCCTTTTGGCAGATGACCGCCATAACAAACCAGCCTGTGATCGATCCCAAGCGGCGCGCCCGGACGCTCTGCCACGCCCGTCCGGGCCAATGGATGATTGAGGGGATCGGTTTTTTCACCGGCTTCAGCCTGCGTTGGTTCCGCGATGCCTTTTGCGAACTGGAAGATCGCGAGGCATCGGAAACAGGACGATCGGTTTTTGAAATCATGGAGGAAAAGGCCGGTCAGGTTCCACCGGGATGCAATGGCCTTCACGCCGTTTTCTCCTCGGTCATGCAGTCCGATAGCTGGAGCCATCCCCCACCGAGCTTTGTGGGCTTCGATGTCAATAATGCAGGTGGAAGCAACCGTGTTGCCTGTATCCGCGCTTTGATGGAAAGCGGCGCATTTGTCAGCGATTTGCATCGGGCGATCGTTTCGGAATGCACCGGGCGTGACTATCAGCGGATCATGATGACCGGCGGCAGTGCTCAGGGACAGGTATGGCCGCAAATCATTGCCGATGCGTTCAATGCGCCTGTGGATATATCAACGGTCAAGGAAACGACGGCGCTCGGCGCCGCCATTCTGGCCGCCCAGGGAGCGGGCCTCATCGCTGACGCAACCGAGATGGCCAGCGGGATCGAGCGAACGCACGAACCCGACCCGGATGCGCATTCCGTCCTTCGCGAAAAGCACGCAGAGTGGCAATCGCTGGATGCTGAGATGGTCAGTCTTGCGCTTCGGGGCCTCGCTGAACCCATGTGGCGGGCACCGGGCGGATTACCCCGGTCATGACCTCAGACGGAAGGAAGGTGCGATGAAAAGTCTTTGGCGGGACGATGAGGCGAACGGAATTCGGAGCAAGGCGGGCCCTGATGCCGCCGACAAGGCCGTGGCCGAGAGGGTCTATACTTCGCGCCTCCTTGGCAGCGAGCCCGACCTGGTTCTCCATGGCGGCGGCAACACGTCGGTCAAGGTCGAACGACAATGGCCGGATGGAACCAGGCGCCGGACGCTCCACGTCAAGGGCAGTGGCTGGGACCTGGCGACGATCGAGGCGCCG
This portion of the Hoeflea prorocentri genome encodes:
- a CDS encoding 2-hydroxyacid dehydrogenase; amino-acid sequence: MSDITDLKKVTIIGDLFMRADVFADALRQLDGVRFDIRTFETDWPDNPFGPAFDGIREYQGSAEASAQQIDDADICITHLAPISRSVFERCPNLRYIGVSRGGPVNIDLKAARDFGVTVANAPGRNASAVAEFTVGAILSQTRLITQAHVDLRRGVWRGDLYRADRTGRELSQMTVGLIGYSAVGRRVARLLAPFGCRIIYCDPFVELSDDDRELGVHKCDLDDLLSDADIVSLHARLTPQTRRMIDGKTLSAMKRGAYLINTARGELLDQAALIEALESGQLAGAALDTYDPEPPFPDDPLLKLTNITLSPHIAGASALVAEHTAQRIAADVGNFLAGRELNNPC
- a CDS encoding FGGY family carbohydrate kinase, with the translated sequence MLKRDTPGNDPLVLALDGGTGSCRAILFDLKGREVAVGQREWHHPTTPEAPGGMDFDTATNGVLFDEVCREVVADIDGAAERIKAISTTSMREGMVLYDDDGAVLWACPNVDGRAREQAEELAQSGMAARIFETAGDWVSLTSSSRFLWIRQNQPELFDRTKVFGLISDWIATRLTGEYTTEPSAGSSSALFDLKKRSWSTELISDLGLDPAICPRVVESGEICGEVTAEAAARTGLEAGTPVYAGGGDTQLALVGLAQKPGDATLVAGSFWQMTAITNQPVIDPKRRARTLCHARPGQWMIEGIGFFTGFSLRWFRDAFCELEDREASETGRSVFEIMEEKAGQVPPGCNGLHAVFSSVMQSDSWSHPPPSFVGFDVNNAGGSNRVACIRALMESGAFVSDLHRAIVSECTGRDYQRIMMTGGSAQGQVWPQIIADAFNAPVDISTVKETTALGAAILAAQGAGLIADATEMASGIERTHEPDPDAHSVLREKHAEWQSLDAEMVSLALRGLAEPMWRAPGGLPRS